A single region of the Anguilla anguilla isolate fAngAng1 chromosome 17, fAngAng1.pri, whole genome shotgun sequence genome encodes:
- the LOC118216536 gene encoding neuropeptide B-like, with product MLAIEKVHVKFALVSIAISVFVLCNPTEAWYKQATGPSYYSVGRASGLLSGMRRSPYVRRSESESVLESGESSENNAVSELVDRKNPFLKNLAVCVKDISPNLHSCELVQDGTSVFQCKADVFLSLDSQNCLNA from the exons atgctcgccatcgAGAAGGTTCATGTCAAATTCGCCTTAGTGTCCATAGCTATTTCGGTGTTCGTTTTGTGTAACCCCACGGAAGCATGGTACAAGCAAGCCACTGGACCAAGCTACTATTCAGTGGGCAGAGCTTCGGGTTTGCTTTCAGGAATGCGGAGATCACCTTACGTCAGGAGGTCCGAGTCCGAGTCCGTGCTTGAAAGCGGAGAATCTTCAGAAAACAATGCGGTTTCCGAATTGGTTGACCGAAAGAACCCATTCCTGAAAAACCTG GCAGTGTGCGTCAAAGACATCTCGCCAAACCTGCACAGCTGCGAACTCGTCCAGGACGGCACGAGCGTGTTTCAGTGTAAAGCGGACGTGTTCCTGTCTCTGGACTCACAGAACTGTCTCAACGCCTGA
- the LOC118216534 gene encoding sodium-independent sulfate anion transporter-like, protein MAKSGTRGRIELQVEDPWLDRYQVMESCSNARLKARLPVLGWLPRYRLTWLQMDLIAGATVGLTTVPMALAYAEVAGLPVQYGLYSAFMGGFVYCIFGTAKDLALGPTGIMSLLCASHVHHDPIYAVLLTFLCGVIQVAIALLKLGFLLDLISHPVIRGFTCAAAFTISVGQLKNILGLQDIPHQFVLQLYDSLRRIPESRLGDVTLGLLCLSLLTMLMRMKNYGQGAGDLTTQSHARILLRGLATARCALVVIGATAVAYACEESGNGMFTIMGSTSQGLPPLRAPSFSEITSDGEVITFSEIAQDLGGGLVVIPFMGLLESIAIAKAFASQNNYQIDTNQEVFAIGLTNILGSFVSAYPVTGSFGRSAVNSQTGVCTPLGGVVTGLIVLLSLVFLMPLFCYVPKAALAAVIISSVAPMADLRGYQEIWEVGGVDLVSFLVTFLASFWEMQYGIVGGVAVSGAIHLFSFTRKKFSVNSSIHHS, encoded by the exons ATG GCTAAGTCCGGCACGCGAGGCAGGATAGAGCTTCAGGTAGAGGACCCCTGGCTGGACAGGTACCAGGTAATGGAGAGCTGCTCCAATGCTAGACTCAAGGCTCGTCTGCCAGTCTTGGGGTGGCTGCCCAGGTACAGACTGACCTGGCTCCAGATGGACCTGATCGCTGGGGCAACAGTGGGTCTGACCACAGTGCCCATGGCCTTGGCGTACGCTGAAGTAGCTGgcctacctgtgcag TATGGCCTGTACTCGGCGTTCATGGGGGGGTTTGTGTACTGCATCTTCGGAACGGCAAAGGATTTGGCTCTTGGCCCGACGGGCATCATGTCCCTCCTCTGTGCCTCTCACGTGCACCACGATCCCATCTACGCCGTGCTCCTGACCTTCCTGTGTGGGGTCATCCAGGTCGCTATTGCCCTTCTGAAGCTGG GCTTCCTGCTGGATCTCATATCCCACCCGGTGATTAGGGGCTTCACTTGCGCTGCCGCCTTCACCATCAGCGTTGGGCAACTGAAG aACATTCTGGGTCTTCAGGATATTCCTCACCAGTTCGTCCTGCAGCTCTATGACAGCCTTCGCAGGATACCTGAATCCAG GTTGGGGGATGTGACCTtgggcctgctctgcctcagctTGCTGACGATGCTGATGAGGATGAAGAATTACGGGCAAGGTGCAGGGGACCTGACCACCCAGAGTCACGCCCGCATCTTGCTACGAGGCCTTGCCACAG CGCGCTGTGCCCTCGTAGTGATTGGCGCCACTGCCGTGGCATATGCGTGCGAGGAATCCGGGAATGGAATGTTCACCATTATGGGTTCGACCTCCCAGGGCCTCCCCCCGCTCAGAGCTCCGTCCTTCTCCGAGATCACATCCGACGGAGAGGTGATCACCTTCAGTGAGATCGCACAG GATCTGGGAGGAGGACTGGTTGTCATCCCTTTCATGGGATTACTGGAGAGCATCGCAATAGCCAAGGCCTTCG CCAGCCAGAACAACTACCAAATCGACACCAACCAGGAGGTCTTTGCAATCG GCCTCACCAACATCCTGGGGTCCTTCGTCTCTGCGTATCCCGTCACTGGGAGCTTTGGAAG GAGCGCCGTGAACTCGCAAACTGGGGTGTGCACACCACTAGGGGGCGTGGTGACAG GCCTGATCGTGCTGCTCTCTCTGGTCTTCCTCATGCCACTCTTTTGCTACGTCCCTAAGGCCGCTCTAGCTGCGGTCATCATCTCCTCTGTGGCTCCCATGGCTGACCTCCGAGGGTACCAGGAGATCTGGGAGGTTGGAG GAGTGGACCTGGTGTCTTTCCTGGTGACCTTCCTGGCGAGCTTCTGGGAGATGCAGTATGGCATTGTCGGAGGTGTAGCTGTTTCCGGAGCAATCCATCTGTTC